In Glycine soja cultivar W05 chromosome 10, ASM419377v2, whole genome shotgun sequence, the genomic stretch aattactGCAGAGGTAGACAGAATCAAAGTATTCCACTTTAACATAAAGTAATCATGAATACCTTTTTCAACATTTAAACTACATGCTATATCACGGCTGGTAGTCACTCATGCCACCCCACAGAGAAACACCGATCAACATCGAGAGAATAGAGATCAGAGAAGTGAAGAACAGTCTAAAGTATGTGTACACAACTTTTGCTTGTGCACGTGGGTAATTTTTGCATATACAAATCAGGAGACTTACATGATTATGGACTAGACAGATTAAATCGAATATCACTGACCCTCAAGTGTACAGATCCCCTACTATTACATTCATAGATATAAAGTGGATTTATGCCTAAACTTTTGCTATTAACAAATTCGAGGAAATTCAAAATGTCAGTAGCTTCCTGCAGATGATTGATTGGCCAGGTATCAAGAGTGCAAACGGTATCCCAAGAAGACACAGATAAGTGCCACCATACAGACATATAGAAGTGGGAAGCCGacttgaacttttcttggaCCTTTATTAATAAGATCTGCCtgcaaaaaaataacacaacccAAACAGTACAAAATTGCACAAGTTCAAGCCTGTAAATGGGGAAGAATTCAAAAGCAGCAAACAACATTTATACGCATccccaacaaagaaaaaaagtgaaattgccaatctaaattaaaattttgattaatacTTTCTCAATTTTGTCATTGTAATCAAAATATAAGGGTGCCCCCGACCCCGTTTTCTCTCGTGCACCATTTATAAATTGACAATACTTCAAATTCTAGAATGACAGACAATTTATGTTAAGCATCTCCTCAGGGATTACGACAAAAACCAATGAATAATGGCCACAAAAAAATTACTAGTGACAGTAATTCCCAAGCTTACTAGTTTTTCTTGCAAGATTTTTGTCTCTTGGTTGCTGAGCATCCTCTCCTCTGTTAACTTAGATATTGTTACTCCAGACTGCAAAGGAATAAGAAACATTATCATCACTTTAGTTAAATCAGTTCAGATTTGCATAAAACTCAAGACCCACTATTACTTTAAGCCCAATTTTAATGAGGAAACCCATAGGCACAATTGCTTCATTGCTATAtgcaataaaaagaaaacattttcaTAGAATTAAGTCTATAGGATGTCAACTAATCAAGCCTAAAAGGATGTAAAAAAGAGCAGTTATACAACATTGTGGAACTTAATCATGCCATATATTGCAAACCTGTACATACAAAAAGACGTATAAAAGAGCAGCCTTGGCCCCTGGCTGTCTCAAACCATGTGTATACAATTTAATCAAATGAAATGATGGGAAAAAGTAATGTACATAACAATCAAGCATATTCATCAATAGTCATAATCATACAAAAGTCTGCGAAGCCATATAATTTAAACAAGTATGCTAATAAATATCTCACTAAGCTGAAAAAGGTCTAAATAATACTTTATACTTCAAACCTCTCAAATGAAAACATAAGCCAAAAAAGTGCCAAGACAAGGCATTCATAATCAAACTCTTGATCTCATCGCAGGAAAATTTATAAAGCAATTTGCTTCAACATGCAACTTGTTAGGAAGCATGTCACATATGCAAGCAGATAAAAAGTTTCACAGTAAAAGAATGGCGGCATGCCTGACCTCATTTAGTTTTGACTCAAGTCCATCTAGCTTTAATTTCATCTCTTCAATAGCTTTTAATAATTTCACCTCCTCTATACTTTTTGAAACTATCAACTCAGCTTCTTTTTCTGGCTTCAGTTCCTCAACATTCTTTACTGTTCTCCACTCCCAATCTTTTGACATTTTTAACTCTGTTTCATTTTCTGGCTTCAGTTCCTCAACATTCTTTACAGTTTCCAACTCCATATCTTTTGAGATTTTTAACTCTGTTTCTTTTTCTGGCTTCAGTTCCTCAACACTCTTTACTATTTTCAACTCCAGATCTTTTGACATTTTTAACACTGTTTCTGTTTCTGGCTTCAGTTCCTTTACATCATCTACTGGGTTCAAATCCAGAACTTTTGACATATTCAAGTCTGCTGCTTTCTCTGGTTTCTGCTCCTCTATATTCTTTACTTTGTTCAAATCCAGAACTTTTGACACTTTCAGCTCTGCTGCTTTCTCTGGTTTCAGCTCCTCTGCATTCTTTACTTTGTTCAAATCCAGAACTTTTGACACTTTCAACTCTGCTGCTTTCTCTGGTTTCAGCTCCTCTGCATTCTTTACTTTGTTCAAATCCAGAACTTTTGACACTTTCAACTCTGCTGCTTTCTCTGGTTTCCACTCCTCTGCATTCTTTACTTTGTTCAAATCCAGATCTTCTGACACTTCTACCTCTAACTTTTTTTGTGGTTTCAATTCTTCTACATCCTTTAGCATATTCAACTCATTTTTTGACACTTTCAACCCTGCTTCTTCTTTTGGATCCCCTACATGCTTCATAGTGTGCCCCATATAATACTCCTGCCTCAACTCCATATCCTCTTCTAGCTCTAATACCTCATGAACCATGTCTGGATTTTTTAGAACCTAACACCAGGCACAGAACAAAAAATGGGAATGGCTTATGTAAAAAGTATGAATTGAAATTGTAAAGTTGATCATCCACACATGCACAAAGACTACCAAAAGCATCAAAGATGACAACACCAGAAAAGAAGGGAACTTGTGGAAACACGAAAGGTGAAGACAGTCTGCAACTCTATATTGATGCACCTttcaaattatgaaaataacaatCCAGAAATAAAAACCAACAAAACCCTTAAAGTATGTAACTAAGAAATTCTTAGAGTATCTTTCTCAGGGATTTGAAATATCTATGAAAGAAAAAGTGGAGGAAAGAAGAGAACTTAGAGCCGAACATTAGTGAAGTGTCCTCTGATCATGGGCTCCGGGGATTGGATTTCATCTTTACTATATATCTGAACTTTTTCATGGTCAAGCCCATTCTTGAAGTCTCCATTAATAGGAGAGAGATCTGGTGAATTGGGTGGGCTGATCAGGGTTACCTTCAGCttattttcttctatatatTTACTTCCATCTTTAACAAACTGCCATCAGCAAACAAATAagtcaaaaaatataaactaatataaaatCTACCAGAGTACAAAATCACAGTCTAACAAATATCCATACCAAGCTAGAAGTAACATCTTCACTGGTTGTTTCAGCATGAACCTTTGTGCTCTGGATTAAGAACTTGTCCTTGCACACCATATCTTCAGGTGCTTCCCTTTGGGCTTGCATTGTAACTGTTTGATgacaaataaaaacaatgaaaacTGAATTTGGGGACAGAGGGGGTGACAGAAACTAAGATGCTAGAATTAATTTCCACGTGTGTGGATTCATCTTCAACTAATGTTCCTGGAAAACCTACATTCCTTAAAAAATTACTGGCTACAATCACAACAATTTAATACTGAAAAGCAACATTATGCACTCAAAGAAAACTGTTTCGTGCCAAATTCAGGCCATCATGTATCCCAAAATCATCCACTACAagtccacatttttttttatcggcaaatgttGGTTTTGTGAGTAGAGGAGATCAAACCTGTGACCTTTCCCCCTCTTACCTTCTCCCATAACCATCCAACCCACAATGACTAAACTTATTCTCAAGAGAGCTTAACTAATGCATAAATGACAAGTCAAGTATTACGATTCTATTGTAAATATAGCTTTAGTTAGTTATAATTAGCTGTCAAAATGTTATGACAGATATGAACTTAGTTAGTtactctttttctatttttattgaatCCTTTGTATATAAACCATTTCTTGTAGCACATTCACCAATTAATTCAATCTGTTTTCATTCTTCACTTTGATATCTGATATGGTATCAGAAGTTACTCCTTCCGCCCCTATTGCTTCCTCTTGAAGCTTCTCTCTGTGTATTATGACAGCTAATTATAACTAACTAAAGCTATATTTACAATAGAATCGTAATATCAAGTGtctcaaaaaggaaaaataccgAACAAAGACACATAAGACGAAGCTATACCTATGAATTCACAAGTAGCTTTCGGCGCGAGAACTCCAACATTTGGACGCACTGAATATTTCTTAGGCGACGTCGTCTTCACCTGCAAATATAAAACGATTAATCTCTCCAACCCTGTTCCTAACACCAAGTAATCATAAAAGAAAGGTGCTCAGACCTTGAACGCTACATAGTGGTCGgtgttattagtcaattgaacCGAGCATGAACTTTGCTTCTTCAACTCAACTACAAAGGCGAAAAATCACGGCACGTATTATTCAATTGATCAGCATAATTATGTTAGGTTCGATGACATCAGCATCAGCATGCATGGCCGCACAAAATAATAGAAGTATtcgaaaaatgaaaatgcactCACAAATAAATTCGAGTTCCTTGGGTTCGATTTGGAGAAGAGGTGCTTCACTCATGATTATCCCGAAACCGAGATCGACGTCTAAAACGACAGTGTTTCAGTGGAGCCGTTCGATTCGACGCAGAAGAGGGGAGCGAGTCAAGTCGTGGCAGATCAACGAGTCAAGTCAACTGAACTCGAACATTGGAAAacggaaaaaagaaagaaagaaagaaagaaaaaagcattAATTTGTGGATGAACATGAAGTCGAAAAATTCAGCAAGAACAAACCAGTAGTGCAGTACCACGCagcgagagaaaaaaaaagtatgagtcgcttttttttttccaaagaagaaagaatagcGGGGAAACGAGAAGAAACGGCAGCGTTTAAACACGGGGTACGGAGAGAGATCAAAGATGCGCTAAAATGGAATTAGCCGGATATGCCTATATGGTTAATCGgatatgttctttttttttctttcttacatGCAAGCTTGGGATAAAAGTGGATGCATTGAATGGGAATAAGCGTGTGAATCGTGATCTTCTTCAAAACAGAGCGATTAATAATGCCTCGATTATTGAGTTGCAGAAgaagagagggaaaaaaaaaaggaggggaGGGGGTGGAAAACAAAAACGCTTTTTCTTGAAATATTGtgaattgttttatattattttcaatttcacgCCTTTTTCAAGTGAGGAGCACGTAGCATCCCAAGAGAAAGTGACTTCTATGGAAGACGTTGATTGTACTGACGTTTTACCGACACGGAGCCGCTTTTTATTGGCTCGGCGCAGCCAGCTACACTTCACagttactactactactactactgtCAGAATATGGAATATGGCATCTGTAAACATACTTTTGTAGAAAAAAGAGATGAGAAAATAGAGTGAAATGTGACATAGGCAACTaaacggtttttttttttttttttctgttttaccAAATGGAgtagattttgaaaaattatcgATAAGCATAAGTCACTTTATGTGAGAAGTTGTATCATATGTGTATGTGTATTCAcgacttttaaattatttttataagaaagtcctacatgtaaaacatgattcatttttaattctgTATGAGGTGTTCTTATGTAACCGAGATTGAAAACGGataacaattttgaaaaaacaaatactCCAAATTAGTAAAAAAGTTGTAACTAAACGAGTGAATCAACacagatatataataaaagataattatacCATCCTATTGGTATTGAGAGTCTAATACTCCTTCTATTATAGTGGGTAGGAACATGACTCGGGTCCAATAATTATACGttatcatattaatattttattatatttaatcatattttactttattattatttttttgctttactgaAGCTAAAAAG encodes the following:
- the LOC114371991 gene encoding vesicle-associated protein 2-2-like produces the protein MSEAPLLQIEPKELEFIFELKKQSSCSVQLTNNTDHYVAFKVKTTSPKKYSVRPNVGVLAPKATCEFIVTMQAQREAPEDMVCKDKFLIQSTKVHAETTSEDVTSSLFVKDGSKYIEENKLKVTLISPPNSPDLSPINGDFKNGLDHEKVQIYSKDEIQSPEPMIRGHFTNVLKNPDMVHEVLELEEDMELRQEYYMGHTMKHVGDPKEEAGLKVSKNELNMLKDVEELKPQKKLEVEVSEDLDLNKVKNAEEWKPEKAAELKVSKVLDLNKVKNAEELKPEKAAELKVSKVLDLNKVKNAEELKPEKAAELKVSKVLDLNKVKNIEEQKPEKAADLNMSKVLDLNPVDDVKELKPETETVLKMSKDLELKIVKSVEELKPEKETELKISKDMELETVKNVEELKPENETELKMSKDWEWRTVKNVEELKPEKEAELIVSKSIEEVKLLKAIEEMKLKLDGLESKLNESGVTISKLTEERMLSNQETKILQEKLADLINKGPRKVQVGFPLLYVCMVALICVFLGYRLHS